Genomic DNA from Nomascus leucogenys isolate Asia chromosome 10, Asia_NLE_v1, whole genome shotgun sequence:
acttcaggtcaggagttagagaccagcctggccaacatggtgaaaccccatctctactaaaaatatgaaaaattagccgggtgtgctggcacacacctgtaatcccagctaccggggaggctgagacaggagaattgcttgaacacaggagacagaagctgcagtgagctgagatggtgccatggcactccagcctgggtgacagagtgggacttcaTATATGTAAATCACgcctggcagcagagcaagactccatctcaacagccacaacaacaacaaaagtctaTAAAAAGACTTACACCTGAGTACCATTAGTGAAAAATGGGGAAATCTCAAATGCCtatcaatagatgaataaatatagGACtatagtatattcatacaatgggatAGAACTTAGCAATATCACACTGTGAAAACTATAGGCACAAACAACTTGGTTCAGTTTCAAAAAATATGCTGAGTGACAGAATACGACACAGATGAGTAGATTCCTTCCTAGGAAATTTTGAAATAGGCAAAATGACACACTATGATAGAGAGCATCTCAGTGGTTGCCTGGCACAAGAAGTGGGAATGATGAACTGCAAAGAGGTTAGGCAAAGCCCTTGGTGTAGTGGAAATGTTGTATATCTTGATTGTGGCAGTCACAACAGGGCTGTGTGCACTTGTCAAAACTCACGGAAATGAACACTTCAAGTGGGTGCACATCATCTCATGTAAATTACACCTAGTTAAGTTCATTAAAGAAACACAATAAGACACATTTTCGTATGTATCCTTCTACTCCATGAACGTGGTATGATTTTTTTACTGTTAAAAGTAAATATACTGAATATTATATTATGTGCATATACTATCTTCTAAAATAACTTATAGCAAGATATTGTTTTATCTATTGAGGACTCACttccttatatttaaaaagaggaTGGAAATACCTCTCTATGGAAGGTAGGatgaatgaaaatttttataGATACTACTGTGTAGAGAGATTTTACCTGTATATGGTTGCAAATACTATTATGTCTTAGGCATTGAGGATCGGCCAGGTGTGTCCcacaaagagtaaaataaaacacCATATGAGCTGAAgctaaattttaagtttttctgtacattcaactcATATTGTCTGGAAATATTATGTCTTTGGGCCTCATTTAATtatcagaaatgtatttttacatgAAAGAAAATGCTAATCTCTATGGTGAGCCCCATAAAAAAATTGCTGCTGTCCCCTCTGCAGGGAATGGCAACACTAATggaaaagaaatttcttctggACTTGTTCATAGAAGCTTTCGTTTTACATGAAAATACTACATGTTTCTTATTTTAGAGATGTCGCTGAAACATTGCAAATCAGTGTACTAACTGCCAGGGGAAAAAATCCATAgtcatatttcttaaaaatacctCATATGATACCATGACATATGGCAAAGTCACCAGCATCCATAGTTGAAAAGCCAGACAGTATTTGTGTGTGGTGAACATAAGGCTATGGATGGGGAGTATCTAAAGGGTAGGGACAGGTCAGTGGCATCCCTTCTTGTCTCCAGCCTCATTGGCACATAGATGCTCAGTATAGCttgggtgagtgaatgaatgaatgaattgaatgaatgaatgactgccACCTTCACCACATCTAAGAcccttcttcatttcttctgcCCCAGACACTTACATGAACCCTACAGAAACCTATATCCTGCAGGACAAACCACCCCACAGGTCAAGAAGAGGACGTGACTCAGGCCAGGCCTGGAGTGACCAGCTGCCTGGTGTAAACAGTTGTGCACAGAAAAGCACCTCAGAGTGGAAGGACTTTAGACATGGGGTTTGCATGTCTCAGATGGCCCCAAAGGTACTGATCCAGGCTCTGGTGCTCCTGGGAGGCAGGACTCAGATTCTGCtccatctcctcccctctctgggcGGGTCTCTGGCATCTCTGGCCCATGAGAGTCAAGCTGTGTGGAGGCGACAAGCTCTGAGCACGTGTGGGTCTGAGGTTCCTCTTCCACGCAGGGCTGAGGTCTCCTGCTCCTCCCCAGCTTCCTGTCCGGCCCTGTAGCtcttcccctccactcccttcctcttGTCGGCTCACACAGGGAGCCCAGGAAGCCTCTGCCTCAGacatgctgctgctgctactgcttcCTCTGCTGTGGGCAGGTGAGTGGCTGCGGGGAGAGGGGTTGTCGGGCTGGGCCGAGCTGACCCTCGTTTCCCTGGCTATGGATCCAAAAATCTGGCTGCAAGTGCAGGAGTCAGTGACGGTACAGGAGGGTTTGTGCGTCCTCGTGCCCTGCACTTTCTCCCATCCCGTACCCCACTACGACAGGAATTCCCCAGTTCATGGTTACTGGTTCCAGGAAGGAGCCATTGTATCCTGGGACTCTCCAGTGGCCACAAACAAGCTAGATCAAGAAGTACAGCAGGGGATTCAGGGCCGATTCCGCCTCCTTGGGGATCCCAGTAGGAACAACTGTTCCCTGAGCATCATGGATGCCAGGAGGAGGGATAATGGTTCATACTTCTTTTGGATGGAGAGAGGAAGTACCAAACACAGTTACAAATCTCCCCAGCTCTCTGTGCATGTGACAGGTGAGGCACGGGCTTCAGAAGCAGCCACAAGGGAAGGTCAAAGGGACCTCAGGACAGGGCTTGGGATGGGACCCATGTCCTGGAAGGGGGTTGGGAATGAAGCCTGTCAGACTCAGGGGAGTACCCGGACCAGAACCTGAGCTTCCCTCAGAGCTGTACCACAGACACCCCTTCCTGATCATGCATCCTCGTTTCCTCACCAGTCCTGACCCACAGGCCCAACATCCTCATCCCGAGGACCCTGGAATCTGGCCACCCCAGGAAGCTGacctgctctgtgccctgggcCTGTGAGCAGGGGACGCCCCCCATCTTCTCCTGGATGTCAGctgcccccatctccctgggCCCCAGGACCCTCCACTCCTCAGTGCTCACGATCATCCCACGGCCCCAGGACCACGGCACCAACCTCACCTGTCAAGTGACGTTCCCCGGAGCTGGTGTGACCACAGAGAGAACCATCCAACTCAGTGTCTCCTGTGAGTGCTGGGCCAGGACGCCTGGGTCCCTGAGGGTGTGATGGGGGGAGGACTAGGAAAGAGGAGGTCCAGGACTGGGGCCACTGGTGGTTGTGTCCTAGACGCCTGGCTGAGTAGAAGACCTAGGACACAAGCCCTGTCTCTCTACATTTCTGTGGCTTCTGGGGTAGGGAAGGAGTGCCGCCCTTATCTCACCCTCACCCCAACTGAATGGGAAATCCTCTCTTGTTGTCCTAGATGCTCTAGGGAACCTAAAGATTGGTGTCTCCCTAGGAGAAGGCACAGGTAGGATAGAAACTCCCTCCTTGGGAAGAGGAGACCTTCAGCTCAGGGCAGGGGTGGGCCTCTCCTCATCCTGACCTCACCTCATCCTGGTGATCTGACACCCTTTTGTGGGTGAACCAAGGCCCCATTCCCATCCTCAGCCCCCATGGCCACCTGAACACTTGTCCCCATCGCCCCCTCACTCCCCTCAGACCCCACACACAACCCCCTCAACCCCACAACAAGGGCAGGGTGACATTCACACACAGACCCAGCCTTTCAGGTTCCCTACATTTATCACCTGAACACgcctcctgcctcctctttctATTTCCCCCTGTAGTTCTGACCTAAGTGCTTCTGGACAGGTGATACAGTCTCATGGGCAAAAACTTAACAATGCACAGCAGAGTCTGTCCTCAGATGCCTGTCCTCCTCCCCAGAATTGACCAGTGTCCACCCTGGCTGCTCTGAGCCTTGCGGTGTTCACCTGAAGGATCTCAGAAGTCATTTGGCATCAACAGCATAGACTGTTCTTATCCTCCTGTAGGACGCCTgtggtattccattgcatgaataaAAATTCTGTATAAATCTTCTGCTCCTGGAAAAGCATGGCATTGATTCTGTTCTACCAACAGACACACTACAATGAATAATCTTGTATCTGCTTCAGCAAGTGTATGCCTATGTATGTGGGATCTCTTCCTAAACGCAAAATAGCTAGCTTATACGTTCTTTTTAATATTgtgaaatatggcaaaatgtttcTCAATCAAGAGTGGGCAAGCTGACATTCCCAAAAGTAAGGGGTCAAAGTGCTTGTTTTCATCAACCCAGTGTGGAAGGAGACCTTCTGATTTTTGCCAATGTCAGGTGAAAATTGTTGTGTCCGTATAGTTTTTATTAGataaaaattcacataacattaaattcaccattttaatcattttaaattgtaTGATAAAGTGGCTTTTAGAATGCTCACAATGTTCTTTAACCATcccactatctaatttcagaacattttaatcactcAAAAAAAACCTCTGTAACTTTTTGAGGAGATACCAGACTGTTGTCCACAGTGTCAGCACCACTGTGTGTTGCACCACCAATGGCTTTGGGTTgcaatttctccatattcttgcaaaaattctcatttttcttttcttttcttttttttttgtttttgtttttgttttgttttttgttttctgagattgaagtctcactctgtcgtccaggccggAGCACAGTGACACAGTCtcggtccactgcaacctccacctcccgggtccaagtaattctcgtgcctcagcctcccaagtagctgagattacaggcacccaccacaatgcccaggtattttttttttcttcagtagagatggggtttccccatgttgggtaggctggtatcaaattcctgacctcaagtaatctgcctgcctcggcctcccaaattgctgggattacaggcgtgagccactgcaccaagcctcatttttctttttcttcccctccccctttttttttttttttttttttttgatacagggtctcgctccgtcacccaggctggactgcagtggcgcagtctcacctcactgcaacctccacctcccagattcaagcaattctcctgcctcagcctcctgagtagctgggattacaggcatgtaccaccacgcctggataatttttgtatttttagtagaaacggggtttcaccatgtcgtccagactggtctcaaactcctgacctcaggtgatccacccacctcggcctcccaaagtgctgtgctgggattacaggcatgagccaccatgcctgtcctcatttttctttttcttttttttttcttttccttctttttttttttttttttaagatggagtctcactctgtcacccaggctggagtgcaatggcgtgatctcagcttactgcaacctctgcctccgggttcaagcgattctcctgcctcagcctcctgagtagctgggattacaggtgcatgccaccacgcccagctattttttgtatttttagtagagacagggtttcatcatgttggtgaggctggtctcgaatttctgacctcgtgatctgcccaccttggcctcccaaagtgctgggattacaggcatgagccaccatgccatgcctcgtttttcttttttaaaagatgtacaGTCTAATAGTGAGTGTAAGGTACATCATTGTAGATTTAATATGCATTAACATAATGatgaatgatgttgagcatattttcatggtCTTATtgattatttatatctttttggtaaaagttttatttaagtcctttgtccattttttcattGGGTAATTTGGGTTGTTTGTAATTTGAGTTGTAAGTGCTCTTTATATATGTTGGATACTAGACCCTTACCAAATCCATGATTTGCTAATATATGCTCCCATTTTGTGAGCTATCATTTCACTTTTCTGATAGTGTCAATCACTAAACagagcttttaattttgataaagtccaacttACATATCATTTCTCTATCCAGCCATTGGACAGTCAGGGCATGGTTTATGGTAAgccctgggctcatgtgatctcACATCCAGGGATGCCTGAAGGGTCTGGAGAACCTTCCTCTTCTTATGTTCAATATGGACACAGATCGTGGTTTGTCAAGTGAATCAACCTCATCCCACTTTTTTGTAGGGAAATCAAGGCCTGTGACAAAGGTGGTTCTGGTGGCCATTGGGGAGGCAGCTGTGAAGAtcctgcttctccttcctcaCCTTCCTCAGGTGAGCACTGCCCCAGGGGAAGTGTGTGGAGGGCAGGAGACATGATGCTGAATCCCAGAATCTCAATCATGGAGATACTCAAATACCTTAAGAGCACCTAGGACCAGGCAAGGAGCTCAACTGGTGGTGAGAATTCCACATGGTTCATTTGTAGTCAGGCCTGTGTCTGTCCAAACCCTAGGCCAAATGCCGGGGTGGAGAGGTTTCTGTTCTCATAAAGAAGATCTTGAGGGCTAGGCCTGCTCTCTCCACCACATTTTCTATCAGCCCCTTTGCAGCGCACAGGGAGGTGAGTCTGCAGCCCTCTGCACCCCAATCTGGCCACACTTATATGCCTTGATCTCTTCACTCAGTGTGAGGTCCTGCAGGAGGAAGGTGGCAAAGGCAGCAGCAGCCATGGAGGCTGAAAACACTGCCATGGGCTAATCTCTCAGGTAAGTGTTGTGGACGTCTCACCCTCCAATATCGTGCTGGATGACTTCTTTCAATGGCCCCCAGGATAGCTGCACTCAGCATGGCCGAAGTTGAACCTCCCATGTCCGTCCCCAAACCCACTTCTCTGCAGCCCCATCTCTAAAGTCAGAACCAACGTGTGGGTCtccaccttgacctccccacCTTCTCCAGATCCCATAAATCACTCACTCTTGTCCCTCCTTCTCCCAAGCAGAGCTCATTTGGTGCCCTTTTCTCCATCCTGACCCTGGTCATGCCTGGGCCCTCACCTCTTCCCTGGTCACTGAACCATCCTCACCTTTTGTCTCCCTGTCTCCCCAGCATAGGCCTCCAGACTCTGCTTCCAGATGCCTCCTCGTCCAGTGCCTCCACAGTCTGAACGGACTTGTCTCCTTGTTTCCTCTCCATTGCTGGAGAACACCACCGTGGACTGAAGGCCTTGCACGGTCCATCCTCCACTGGACTCTCCTGATCCCTCCTTTCTCTGTGTCACCCAAAGTCTCCCCACACCCACTGGGCCAAGCCCTCTATGACTCTGAGACTTTGCATGTGTAGTTCCGTTTCCTGAAATGCCCTTCCCTCCCATTTCTGCCAAATCCAGGTCCTGATTGTCCTTCAGGCTCAGTCTTAAAtgtcacgtgtgtgtgtgtgtgtgtgtgtgtgtgtttcctgtaTGATATTGAGGGAAGGgtacatttattcattaatctaTAGACTCTTTGGTAACtatactgaacacctactatgtgccagtatTGTTGTAGGTGCCAGGGGTTCATTGGTAGACATAGCATCAGAAATCTCAGTATTAAGAAGAtgttctgggctgggcatggtggctcacacctgtaatcccagcactttgggaggctgaggcagtggatcacctgagatcaggagttcgagaccagcctgaccaacaaggtgaaaccccatctctactaaaaatcaaaaattaggcgggcgtggtggcatgtgcctgtagtctcagctactcgggaggctgagacaggagaattgcttgaacctgggaggccgaggttgcagtgcgagactccgtctcagaaaaaaaaaaaagaaaaaaaagaaattctgaagacAAGATGGacataaaaaaaggaataagcaataaaaaacatttaactaTATAGGATGGCAATATATGTTTAGAGAAAAATCATGCAGGGAAAGAAGCTAAGATATAGTGGGGAACCATCTCTGTACCTGATGTTGGAAAGAGATTATATTTGGGCTAACACATGAAGGTGGTGAGGAAGCAGGCTCTGTGTATATATAAGCAAAAGCAtcccaggaagaaggaaaagggggAAGAGCAAATGCATTGCTCAGAGGCAGCAGTAGGCCTGGGTGTTGCAAACACACCCAGTAACCCATGTCTAAgagcagagggaggcagaggagtcAAGCAGTGGAAAGGACACTGCCGACCACCAGGTGCCCTGCAGGCCACACAGGAACCTAGAGCCTTTGTGGAGAGGAGAAACTCGACTGGACTGTCACTCTAACAGGATCCCTTGGCTCCCTGGTGACAGCAGGCCTGAGCGGGTCGAAGCACCCACAGATAGACTGGGAATGAGGATCGTTGtgggtatataattatatacaactCTCAAACCATATCAAAATTGCATATGATAAAGAGTTAATTCAACTGTATCTaactttaaatgaattaaaaaatttaaaacacaggaTGCCACTATGCTCTCACTAGAATTGTTCAAATATAAAGCAGGACAATATCACATGTCGACAAGGGTGTGGAGCTACTGGAATTCTGGCACATGGCTAGGAGGAGTGGTAAAAGTCAAAACCATTTTGGAcaacagtttggcaattcctaCTAAGGTTAAACTTACAAGTAGTCATTAGTCTGACTATTTATCTTCTTGTGTATACCAATTAGTATAAAACCATGTATGTAAAAAGACTTGTACCTGAATACCTGTAGGCAGAAAACTAGAAAAGCCTTGTCTATCAATAGgtgagaaataaaacattatagtATACACataaatggaatactacttagcaatatcACATTTTGAAATACAGACACAAACAACTTGGTtcagtttcaaaaaatattatgctaGGTCGTAGGATACAGACACAAATTAACACATCTCTAGGAAATTTTCAAATAGACTAACTCACAATGAAAGAGGACATATCAGTGGTGGCCCAGCATAGAAGGTGGGAAGAAAAGCCCTTGGCATACTAGAAATGCTGTATATCTGCAGTGTGGTGAGTATACAGGCTGTACATGCTCGTCAAATCTCATGGAAATGTGAACTTCAAGTAGGTGTGCtttatttcatgtaaattatacctAATTAAATTCATTAAAGAAACACAGTAAGACTCACATATTCATATTTGATCTTCTGGTCCATGAACATAGTATGACTTTATTGTTAAAActaaatgtggctgggcacagtgcctcatgcccaTAGTCAAAGCACTttgaaggccgaggtgggaggattgcttgaacccaggagttcaagaccagcctgggggaatgtagcaagaccccagctctcctaaaaataaaaacaaaaaattactccagcctggtggtatgagcctgtgatcccagctaccagggaggatgaggtgggagagtcacttgagtctgggaggtcaaggagacAGTGAACTGGGATCatcccagtgcactccagcctgggcaacagaacaagaccctgtcttaaaaaaaaaaaaaaagcactaaatgTATTGAATTTTCTATTACGTGTCACatgctaaatatttaaataacttacAACAGATATTATTTACTGGAGACTTAATTTGTTGTATATCAAACGAGGATGCAGCTACCTCTCTATTAATAATGATGAATGAAGAGTTATCTAGATACTACCGTGTGTAGAGATTTGACAAAGGTATGGTGGCAAGTACTAATATGTCCCAGGGATCAAGGGTTTGCTGGATGCATACTACACACAGTGATATGGAAAACCATGTAGCTGGACCTAAAGTTTAATTTTGTCTGTACATTCCACTCATGTTGTCTGGAACTATTCTGTCTTTGGGCCATATTTAACTGTGAGAAGCAGATTTttacatgaaagaaaatgttcatcCATATGATGAGCCTCTAAAAAAACTTGCTTCTGCCCACACTGCACCAAATGGCAGCATGAATGGAAAAGAAGTTTTTTCTGCACTGGTTCATAGAACACGTGTTCTCCCTTTTGTTTTACAGGGAGATGCTGCGTGGTTCTTATTTTGGAGATGTCATTGACACTGTGTAAATCAGTGTACTAGCTGCCAGGGGAACATTCTATagtcatatttcttttaaaatttccaatatGCTACCATGATACATGGCAAGTTCCCAACTTTTCACAGCTCTAAAGCCggacagtatgtgtgtgtgtggtgaggacaTGAGGCTATGGATGGGGAGTATCTCAAGGGCAGGAATCAGGTCAGTGGCATGTCTTCTCAAGCCCTACCTACACACAAGGCTtactgtaagaattaaagaaagaggaaagaaacatgaatggTGGCTCGCCAGTCAAGACAGgttttagagaaaacaaacctgAGAGGAATTTCTGGCTGAGTTAGGTCAGAGGCACACTCTCTTACAGACTACGAGCTTTTAAGCATTTAGGGTGGGAGAGTTTATCAGAGACTTGGACTGCTTCTGAGTCTCTTTGTTGTGCTTGtctgggagggagaggtgtgTGTCTGTACCCATACATCTTTCTGCAGCTACAGGCATACCCACCgagtctgcttttagcttccctatcttagtgcacctgaatggaaaggaatgtgcttattaaggcccactgttttactAGGGCCCATTGTATGAGGGTGAAGTTTGGCAGTAACTCAAGAGactctccccccacctccctctgtgcccgagctgtcttatctgtgtttcactgtctgctctttctggtTGCTTGTAGTTAgcagagaagtgatttccttgaaatgcatgaggctAGAAAGGGAATTGGAACTTAAAGTGGCAGTGTTAGTCCGAGATGGcggtgctcctgctctgtcactcacTATAtctttagtgaatgaatgaataaatgaatggctgCCACCTTCACTTTACCTAGGactcttctttgtttctctgcCCTGGACACTCACACGGACCCTATAGAATCCTATATCCTGCTGGACTAATCACCCCATAGATCTAGGTGAGGCTGTGACTCGGGCCAGGCCAGCAGTGATCAGCCCTGGTGTAAACAGTTGTGCACAGAAAAGCACCTCAGAGTGGAAGGACTTTAGACATGGGGTTCGCATGTCTCAGATGGCCCCGAAGGTACTGATCCAGGCTCTGGTGCTCCTGGAAGGCAGGACTCAGATTCTGCtccatctcctcccctctctgGGTGGGTCTCTGGCATCTCTGGCCCATGAGGGTCAATCTGTGTGGAGGCGACAAGCTCTGAGCACGTGTGGGTCTAAGGTTCCTCTTCCATGCAGGGCTGAGGTCTCCTGCTCCTCCCCAGCTTCCTGTCGGGCCCTGTAGCtcttcccctccactcccttcctcttCTCGGCTCACACGGGGAGCCCAGGAAGCCTCTGCCTCAGacatgctgctgctgctactgctgcccCTGCTGTGGGCAGGTGAGTGGCTGCGGGGAGAGGGGTTGTCGGGCTGGGCCGAGCTGACCCTCGTTTCCCCACAGGGGCCCTGGCTATGGATCCAAAAATCTGGCTGCAAGTGCAGGAGTCAGTGACAGTACAGGAGGGTTTGTGCGTCCTCGTGCCCTGCACTTTCTCCCATCCCATACCCCACTACGACAGGAATTCCCCAGTTCATGGTTACTGGTTCCGGGAAGGAGCCATTGTATCCTGGGACTCTCCAGTGGCCACAAACAAGCTAGATCAAGAAGTACAGCAGGAGACTCAAGGCCGATTCCACCTCCTTGGGGATCTCAGTAGGAACAACTGCTCCCTGAGCATCATGGATGCCAGGAGGAGGGATAATGGTTCATACTTCTTTCGGATGGAGAGAGGAAGAACAAAATACAGTTACAAATCTCCCCAGCTCTCTGTGCATGTGACAGGTGAGGCACGGGCTTCAGAAGTGGCCACAAGGGAAGTTCATGGGTactgcagagcagggctgggaTGGGACCCTGGTACTGGGAGGGGTTTAGGGGTAAAGCCTGTCGTGCTTAGCGGGGAAGCTTGACCGGAGGTTGATCTTCTCTCAGGCCCTCACCTGGACCCTCCCTCCTGATTCTGCATCCCCCCTTTCTCCTCACTAGACTTGACCAACAGGCCCAAAATCCTCATCCCTGGCGCCCTAGACCCCGGCCACTCCAAAAACCTGacctgctctgtgccctgggcCTGTGAGCAGGGAACACCCCCGATCTTCTCCTGGTTGTCAgctgcccccacctccctgggcCCCAGGACTACTCACTCCTCGGTGCTCATGATCACCGCCCGGCCCCAGGACCACGGCACCAACCTGACCTGTCAGGTGAAGTTCCCTGGAGCTGGTGTGACTACGGAGAGAACCATCCAGCTCAATGTCACCTGTAAGTGCTGAGCCAGGATGCTAGGGTCCCTGAGGATGTAGGGGAGACAGGATGGGCTGGTTCTGGGGACATTTAGTGTCCTGGAGGCCTGGCTGAGTTCGGGAGCCAGAAGGACATGAGCCCTGTTCCTTCTGCATTTCTGTGGTTTCTGGCAGGAGAAGGGGAAATGCCTACCCTTATCTCATCTCTACCCCCAACTGAAGGaaatcctctcttcctctcctagATGCTCCACAGAACCCAACAACTGGTATCTTTCTAGGAGATGGCTCAGGTAGGAAGGAGCCTCCCCGCCTGGGGCTGTTACTGACACTGAGTCTGTGTCAGGTTTGGTCAGATCTGGACTTTCAGAGTCAAATATTCAGAGGCAAGGCCTGCAGTTAGACACGGGTAGACATCAGGCACCTTGGAAAAGGATATTTGGGGATGACTAGCAACTTCCTCCTTGCCCATACAAATAATGCTCTTTGTCTCCCTGCTGTTGCTGAATGTcttgtggtattttatttttaattgatatgtaATAATAGTACATATTTATGGATGGCATAGTGATGTTTCCAGACTAATAATGTATAgtaatcagatcagggtaatttattatttcatttattctttcattgttgttttatttcattatttcattattatttcatttattatttcattgttgttGGGAACATTCGATACCCcctttctagctatttgaaaccatctattattgttaaccatagtcatcctacagtggtatagaataccagaacttattcttcctttcCAGGTGTAATCTTGTATCCTTCAACAAATCTCTCTCCTTATCACTGTTCCCCTAACCTTCCCAGCCCTTA
This window encodes:
- the LOC100594483 gene encoding myeloid cell surface antigen CD33-like — its product is MARQCLLPWCGQCYGRERLWAENLQLWASCGALLGPCDTKAHPKEAHAAVAAAPAVGRRDHGQRRLRDLGLRGGACAAGGAPTGGGILNFRTARDTYMNPTETYILQDKPPHRSRRGRDSGQAWSDQLPGVNSCAQKSTSEWKDFRHGVCMSQMAPKGAQEASASDMLLLLLLPLLWAGEWLRGEGLSGWAELTLVSLAMDPKIWLQVQESVTVQEGLCVLVPCTFSHPVPHYDRNSPVHGYWFQEGAIVSWDSPVATNKLDQEVQQGIQGRFRLLGDPSRNNCSLSIMDARRRDNGSYFFWMERGSTKHSYKSPQLSVHVTVLTHRPNILIPRTLESGHPRKLTCSVPWACEQGTPPIFSWMSAAPISLGPRTLHSSVLTIIPRPQDHGTNLTCQVTFPGAGVTTERTIQLSVSYALGNLKIGVSLGEGTGKSRPVTKVVLVAIGEAAVKILLLLPHLPQCEVLQEEGGKGSSSHGG
- the LOC100592453 gene encoding myeloid cell surface antigen CD33 isoform X2 → MLLLLLLPLLWAGALAMDPKIWLQVQESVTVQEGLCVLVPCTFSHPIPHYDRNSPVHGYWFREGAIVSWDSPVATNKLDQEVQQETQGRFHLLGDLSRNNCSLSIMDARRRDNGSYFFRMERGRTKYSYKSPQLSVHVTDLTNRPKILIPGALDPGHSKNLTCSVPWACEQGTPPIFSWLSAAPTSLGPRTTHSSVLMITARPQDHGTNLTCQVKFPGAGVTTERTIQLNVTYAPQNPTTGIFLGDGSGKQETRAGVVHGAIGGAGITALLALCLCLIFFIVKTHRKKAARTAVGRNDTHPATGPASPVC
- the LOC100592453 gene encoding myeloid cell surface antigen CD33 isoform X3, producing MLLLLLLPLLWADLTNRPKILIPGALDPGHSKNLTCSVPWACEQGTPPIFSWLSAAPTSLGPRTTHSSVLMITARPQDHGTNLTCQVKFPGAGVTTERTIQLNVTYAPQNPTTGIFLGDGSGKQETRAGVVHGAIGGAGITALLALCLCLIFFIVKTHRKKAARTAVGRNDTHPATGPASPKHQKKSKLHGPTETSSCSGAAPTVEIDEELHYASLNFHGMNPSKDTSTEYSEVRTQ
- the LOC100592453 gene encoding myeloid cell surface antigen CD33 isoform X1, whose protein sequence is MLLLLLLPLLWAGALAMDPKIWLQVQESVTVQEGLCVLVPCTFSHPIPHYDRNSPVHGYWFREGAIVSWDSPVATNKLDQEVQQETQGRFHLLGDLSRNNCSLSIMDARRRDNGSYFFRMERGRTKYSYKSPQLSVHVTDLTNRPKILIPGALDPGHSKNLTCSVPWACEQGTPPIFSWLSAAPTSLGPRTTHSSVLMITARPQDHGTNLTCQVKFPGAGVTTERTIQLNVTYAPQNPTTGIFLGDGSGKQETRAGVVHGAIGGAGITALLALCLCLIFFIVKTHRKKAARTAVGRNDTHPATGPASPKHQKKSKLHGPTETSSCSGAAPTVEIDEELHYASLNFHGMNPSKDTSTEYSEVRTQ